The Streptomyces sp. NBC_00576 genome contains the following window.
CGCCATGACGGCATACGCCCTTCGCGTGGTGCCACGCCTTGGTACCGGCTCCCCAGGCCATCAAGCCGCCTCTGCTGTCCTGCAGTCCCGGCACGCGGAGGGCCCCGCCGCTCGGAACGCCCGCTCACAGCCGTCGCAGGTCTGCCAGGGGAGGGCGAGTGGAAGGGGCGTGACGGGCGGTGGGCCGCTCGGAGCCGGGGGCGCAGGGAACGGGGCCTCGCGCAGTCGGAATGCCAGTACGCGTGCCGGGCGGGCCCGGAAGGGAGCGGGGAGGTTGGTCGTCAGCGCCCCGGTGATTTCCTCGGGGCGGAGTCCCTGCGCGAGCCACTCGCTGACCGCCGGGGCCAACTCGGCGACCTCGCTGCGGGACAGGATCAGTCTGCGGTCGACGATACGGAGGGAGGCGAGGATGACGACGGCCTGGGGGTCGGCTTCGTCGAGGCCGAGCGGGGGAGGGGATGGAGAGGCAACGGGCGGGAGAATCGGGGGAGTTGCTGCCTCTGTGGCCGCTGCAGCAGCAGCAACGTCCGTGGCGGGCGCTGCTGCCGGCGTGCTGTTCTCGGCGGGCGCGGACTTCCTCGGCCGGGTGGGCTGCGGCGGAGGCGGGGTCGGCCGGTCAGCGGCGCCGCGTGGTACGTCGTAGAAGAACGTCTGTGTACGCACCTTGCCGTTCGGCCCCCTCACCTTCCGCCGTTCCAGATAGCCCGCCGCCTCCAACTCCCGCAGCGCACGCGAGATCAGGATCTCGCCCTCGTCGAAGTGGGCGCACAGCGCGGCGATGCTGATGCGGGCGCCGTCGGGGACGGAGAGGATGTAGGCCGCGACGCCGATGGTGACCGCGCTGCCGCGCCGCTGGGCGAGGGCGTTGGAGATCACGGTGAAGTCGGCGGTGAGGCGGGTGCGTACGTGAATCACGCCGGAGGTCGGTGAGTTCGGAGCACCGGTGTTGGTGTGCGAGGGCGCGTTAGACTGCGCTCCAGCCATAGGGAAGCTGCTTTCTTCCTGATTGGTCAGGCCCTCGTTACAGGATTGCCGTCCTGGCGAGGGCCGTCGTCTTTGTGGGAGTTGTTTCCGGGAACGTAACCCTCCGCCGCCACTCAGCGCAACCAAGTCACTCCTCAGGGTGAACGAACCATGTTTCGCCGGGCTTCGCAGGGGGGAACGGGCGGGCGGAGGAGGGTGGTTGGTTCTTTACCCAGGTTCTTTAGGGAGGGCCGTGGCCATCCGCATCCCGGCCCACAAGGACCCGGGGTGACCGCATCACCGCGCTCGCCCGGAACCCGGTCGGCTCAGATACGGCGCGACACCTACCTCCACCCGGCCAGCGTCATCAAGGGACCGCCGTCGAGATAGCCACGCAGGGCGCCCGCGCTCGTGCGCACGAACTCCTCCGGGAGGGCGTCGACTTCGGTCCAGCGGACCTGGGCGTGCTTGTCGGGTTCGCGGTTCTCGGGGGCGCCGGTCCAGTCGTGGGTGGAGAAGACAACGGTGAGGTAGCCGTTCGGGGCCTGGACGCCCTGGGCACCGTGGACGATGTGGGCGAGCTTCAGGGCCTCGGGCTTCACGGTGAGGCCGGTCTCCTCGTACAGCTCGCGCACCGCCGTGTCGGTGATGGGCTCGCCGGGTTCGCTCTTGCCGAGGGGCAGGTCCCACATGCCCTGGCCGAACTTGGCGCGCGGGCCGCGTTGGAGAAGGACGACGCGGTCGTTTGCCTTGTCGTGGACGATGACAGCTGCGACCAGCACGGTCATCGATCTGAGGGCGGGCGCGAGGGCTGTGCGGTGGTCAGTCATGGTGCGCCGGAGTCTAGGGCGGCCCACTGACATCGGGTTCCGTGAGCCAAGGGCGGGGAATGTGCCCTCACCCCCGCCGCAACAGCGGCCGTTCCACCAGCACGTACGACGCGAGGGCCGCCGCCACCGTCGCCACCATGCCCATCGGCAGCAACTGGTCGTCGGCCACGCCGAGGTCGGAGAGGAGACGGATGACGGGGTAGTGCCACAGGTACATCCCGTAGCTGAGGTTGCGGCCGATCCAGGCCAGCGCCCCGATGGACAGCAGGCGGGACGGCCACGACCCCGGGAGCAGATCCAGCGCCGCCACCACCGTCGCCGACAGGACGGCGGCGAGCGTGAAGCCGGCCGTGTACCAGACGGGGTTCCACGAGCTCGCCTCCGCGATCGGGATCTGCCAGGCGATCAGGCCCAGCAGCGCGAGCGCGGGCCAGCACAGGCGTCCCGCCCAGCGGCGGAGCAGTGCCAGCCGGGGGTCGTCGGCGTGGAGGCGGGCCAGGATCACGGCCAGCAGGGCGCCGATCAGGAGCTGGTCGGCGCGGGTGTCGGGGCCGTTGTAGATGCGGTGCGCCGCAGCGGGGTCCCAGAGGGCTACGCGCCAGAGCAGCGGCAGGACGCACAGGGCGGCCACCCAGGCAAGTACCTTGCGTGCCGTGGTGTGCCGTAGAAGCAGCAGGATCAGGAGCGGCCAGGCCAGGTAGAACTGCTCCTCCACCCCCAGGGACCAGGTGTGGCTCAGCGGAGCGGTGAGGTCCGAGTACGGGCCGGACTCACCCGCCCGTACGAGGTTGACCACCGACACCGCCGCCAGCACCGCCGCCGTCCACGCTCCGTCGAACAGCGGCAG
Protein-coding sequences here:
- a CDS encoding NUDIX domain-containing protein, whose product is MTDHRTALAPALRSMTVLVAAVIVHDKANDRVVLLQRGPRAKFGQGMWDLPLGKSEPGEPITDTAVRELYEETGLTVKPEALKLAHIVHGAQGVQAPNGYLTVVFSTHDWTGAPENREPDKHAQVRWTEVDALPEEFVRTSAGALRGYLDGGPLMTLAGWR
- a CDS encoding acyltransferase family protein; its protein translation is MSTPTNRSAVDAADAATEQSPQSPQSLHGRTAEPRRRSGNGRGFPSALRGGGRVAGLDGLRTVAVVLVIVYHVEPGPLPGGSVAVDVFFTLSGFVITRLLIAEYARTGGIGLRRFYRRRWLRLGPALLTMCAVTALLSLALPLPLFDGAWTAAVLAAVSVVNLVRAGESGPYSDLTAPLSHTWSLGVEEQFYLAWPLLILLLLRHTTARKVLAWVAALCVLPLLWRVALWDPAAAHRIYNGPDTRADQLLIGALLAVILARLHADDPRLALLRRWAGRLCWPALALLGLIAWQIPIAEASSWNPVWYTAGFTLAAVLSATVVAALDLLPGSWPSRLLSIGALAWIGRNLSYGMYLWHYPVIRLLSDLGVADDQLLPMGMVATVAAALASYVLVERPLLRRG